One part of the Streptomyces lienomycini genome encodes these proteins:
- a CDS encoding CDGSH iron-sulfur domain-containing protein — MKVQRRGPLLVEGPVEVELEDGTTVSSDRFRVALCTCRRSRRYPWCDTSHRARSSGSGDGPAGKE, encoded by the coding sequence ATCAAGGTCCAGCGGCGGGGGCCGCTGCTGGTGGAGGGGCCGGTGGAGGTGGAGTTGGAGGACGGGACGACGGTGTCGTCCGACCGCTTCCGGGTGGCGCTGTGCACCTGCCGGCGCAGTCGCCGCTATCCCTGGTGCGACACCAGCCACCGGGCCAGGTCGTCCGGGTCCGGTGACGGGCCCGCCGGGAAGGAGTGA
- a CDS encoding iron-containing redox enzyme family protein yields MEYDREGPQPPTARGPVSGAVGAYLLGTGALPAPGAVAAAPVYGDDLQLALYQCYELHYRGFAGVCPDLEWDPGLLRVRAALERRFLSALRTDTPVHGSVADAVGALLVEPVRGEGVSHFLRDEGELWQLREYAAQRSLYHLKEADPHAWVLPRLWGRAKAAMAAVEFDEYGGGRADRVHARLFADLMTDLGLDTTYGCHLDAASAECLATVNMMSLFGLHRSLRGALVGHFAAVEITSSPGSRRLAEAMRRTGAGPAAEHFYDEHVEADAVHEQIVRHEVIDGLLEQEPGLAADVVFGIDATGYLDDRFGARLLADWRAGHSSLRTPRPATHRARGEISHIS; encoded by the coding sequence ATGGAGTACGACCGTGAAGGACCACAGCCGCCGACGGCCCGGGGCCCGGTCTCCGGGGCCGTCGGCGCCTATCTGCTCGGCACGGGTGCGCTGCCGGCCCCTGGGGCCGTCGCCGCCGCGCCCGTGTACGGCGACGATCTCCAGCTCGCCCTGTACCAGTGCTACGAGCTGCACTACCGGGGTTTCGCGGGCGTCTGCCCCGACCTCGAGTGGGACCCCGGCCTGCTGCGCGTCCGAGCCGCTCTGGAGCGGCGCTTCCTGTCCGCCCTGCGAACCGACACCCCGGTGCACGGGAGCGTGGCGGACGCGGTCGGGGCGCTGCTCGTCGAACCCGTCCGCGGTGAGGGCGTCAGCCACTTCCTGCGGGACGAGGGCGAGTTGTGGCAGCTGCGCGAGTACGCCGCCCAGCGCTCCCTGTACCACCTGAAGGAGGCCGACCCGCACGCCTGGGTGCTGCCGCGGCTGTGGGGGCGCGCGAAGGCGGCGATGGCCGCGGTCGAGTTCGACGAGTACGGGGGCGGCCGCGCCGACCGGGTGCACGCCCGGCTGTTCGCCGACCTCATGACCGACCTGGGCCTGGACACCACGTACGGGTGCCATCTCGACGCGGCCTCGGCCGAGTGTCTGGCCACGGTGAACATGATGTCGCTGTTCGGCCTGCACCGGTCCCTGCGGGGCGCGCTGGTCGGGCACTTCGCGGCGGTGGAGATCACCTCGTCGCCCGGTTCGAGGCGGCTCGCCGAGGCGATGCGCCGCACCGGGGCCGGGCCTGCCGCCGAGCACTTCTACGACGAGCACGTCGAGGCCGACGCGGTGCACGAGCAGATCGTGCGGCACGAGGTGATCGACGGCCTGCTGGAGCAGGAACCGGGGCTCGCGGCGGACGTCGTGTTCGGCATCGACGCCACCGGGTACCTCGACGACCGCTTCGGCGCCCGGCTGCTCGCCGACTGGCGGGCGGGACACTCGTCGCTGCGCACACCGCGGCCCGCGACGCACCGTGCTCGTGGGGAAATTTCCCATATTTCGTGA
- a CDS encoding Ppx/GppA phosphatase family protein encodes MRISVVDVGSNTVRLMVADAEGGVPLPVHTAKWRLRLSEQVRPGGPVPEEAVERLVSAVADAGRTADRWGASGPLAFATAVVRAAPNRQEVLRTVRARTGVPLCTLPGEVEAELTFLGARRWMGWRAGPLALLDIGGGSLEIAFGRGRLPGFVASLPLGAARLTHEFLAGGQDPASPDQLRALRRKVRHQLRDAAARIRWEGPRTAVATSRTFQQLGRLCGAPPGRHGPFMVRRMLCSDLGDAVGRLAALSAAERARLPGISAPRSAQSLAGAVVGHTAMKLTGLDSVTLCPWAIREGVLLRHIEDGPSWWAEVVRRSDEAAPPAPAPLRLASTSN; translated from the coding sequence ATGCGGATCAGCGTGGTGGATGTGGGGTCGAACACGGTTCGGCTCATGGTGGCGGACGCCGAGGGCGGGGTCCCGCTGCCGGTGCACACCGCGAAGTGGCGGCTGCGGCTGTCGGAGCAGGTGAGGCCGGGCGGTCCGGTCCCCGAGGAGGCCGTGGAGCGGCTCGTGTCGGCGGTCGCCGACGCGGGCAGGACCGCGGACCGGTGGGGGGCCTCCGGCCCCCTGGCCTTCGCGACCGCCGTGGTGCGCGCCGCACCGAACCGCCAGGAGGTGCTGCGCACGGTCCGGGCCCGTACCGGCGTGCCGCTGTGCACCCTGCCGGGCGAGGTCGAGGCGGAGCTGACGTTCCTCGGGGCGCGGCGCTGGATGGGCTGGCGGGCGGGGCCGCTCGCCCTGCTCGACATCGGCGGCGGCTCGCTGGAGATCGCGTTCGGGCGTGGCCGGCTGCCCGGCTTCGTGGCCTCGCTGCCGCTGGGGGCGGCCCGGCTGACCCACGAGTTCCTCGCGGGCGGCCAGGACCCCGCCTCGCCCGACCAGCTCCGGGCGCTGCGCCGCAAGGTCCGCCACCAGTTGCGGGACGCGGCGGCACGGATCCGCTGGGAGGGGCCGCGCACCGCCGTGGCCACCTCGCGGACCTTCCAGCAGCTGGGGCGGCTGTGCGGAGCGCCGCCCGGCCGGCACGGGCCCTTCATGGTGCGGCGCATGCTCTGCTCCGACCTGGGGGACGCCGTCGGCCGGCTGGCCGCCCTGTCCGCCGCCGAGCGGGCCCGGCTGCCCGGCATCTCCGCGCCCCGCTCGGCGCAGAGTCTGGCGGGCGCCGTCGTCGGGCACACGGCGATGAAGCTGACGGGTCTCGACTCGGTGACGCTCTGCCCCTGGGCGATCCGCGAAGGTGTCCTGCTGCGCCACATCGAGGACGGCCCGTCCTGGTGGGCCGAGGTCGTCCGCCGCAGCGACGAGGCCGCTCCCCCGGCACCGGCGCCGCTGCGCCTGGCGTCCACGTCGAACTGA
- a CDS encoding protease inhibitor produces MRNTARWAATLGLTATAVCGPLAGASLASPATAPASLYAPSALVLTVGHGESAAAAAPLRAVTLTCAPTASGTHPAAGAACAELRGAGGDLDALAAEDEVMCTREYAPVVVTVDGVWQGRRLSYERTFANECVKNAGSASVFTF; encoded by the coding sequence ATGCGGAACACCGCGCGCTGGGCAGCGACTCTGGGCCTGACGGCCACCGCCGTCTGCGGGCCCCTCGCCGGGGCCTCCCTCGCCTCCCCGGCCACCGCCCCCGCCTCGCTCTACGCCCCCTCGGCCCTGGTGCTGACCGTGGGGCACGGAGAGAGCGCTGCCGCCGCCGCACCCCTGCGCGCGGTCACCCTGACCTGCGCCCCGACGGCCTCCGGGACCCACCCCGCCGCCGGGGCGGCCTGCGCCGAACTGCGCGGGGCGGGCGGCGACCTCGACGCCCTCGCGGCCGAGGACGAGGTGATGTGCACCCGGGAGTACGCCCCCGTGGTCGTCACCGTCGACGGGGTCTGGCAGGGCCGACGCCTCTCCTACGAGCGCACCTTCGCCAACGAGTGCGTGAAGAACGCGGGCAGCGCGAGCGTCTTCACGTTCTGA
- a CDS encoding NHLP bacteriocin export ABC transporter permease/ATPase subunit translates to MTTVREEQGDLVLGALGALGTRVDCAGSNRLDLEGPQVLWLVVSGAVDLFAVDAGEQGHWHHLGRLEAGSVLLGPVAGPQHTLVARPLRDCVVHRIGLRELYQPAHTQTWSYDAYGNPRYVPPTTSPLEYALALGVGRGLTVLFQAPMASDRAAAPTDDDVFWMQVPPGSVRYGAVYGEEAASDLLMDPALWQSLVDQQYRLLTTLDRWIEQVERTHETRTAAGIKAGEAVRAQADRTLLASLGKRSAGRTTAADADATYAACRLVAGAAGIPLAEPGTGNAESDRLDPVERIALASRVRTRPVRLEDRWWRDDVGPLVGHRTLSGAPVALLWRRGGYAAVHPATGRETPVEKANAGEFEPRAVMFYRPLPDRRLGPLRLLRFCLAGTRRDLTSLLLAGLVTVALGALVPIATGRVLGEFVPTAQTGLIAQVCLAVMLSSVVAAAFMLVQNLTILRLEGRIEATLQPAVWDRLLRLPTGFFTERSTGELASAAMGVSAIRRLLAGVGPTVVQSVTVGVMNLGLLLWYSVPMALAAIGVLVVVAGVFLGLGLWQVRWQRRLVKLTNKLNNQAFQTLSGLPKLRVAAAENYAYAAWAERFAHSRELQRRAGRIKNLNAVLGAVYLPLCTLLMFMLLAGPARGSMSAAEFLTFNASVTMLLTSVTQLTGAFVSGVAALPLFEEIRPVLDAAPEVRTASTRPGPLSGAVEARRLSFRYTDDGPPVLDDVSFEVRPGEFVAVVGPSGCGKSTLLRLLIGFDRPLSGSVLYDGQDLAALDRSAVRRQCGVVLQHAQPFTGSILDVICGTEPYTPEEAMAAAEMAGLADDIRRMPMGLHTIVSGSGAVSGGQRQRLMIAQALIRRPRVLFFDEATSALDNETQRTVIESTKALRATRVVIAHRLSTVLDADRVIVMEDGRVAQQGPPAELLADTGGRLHELVRRQLA, encoded by the coding sequence ATGACGACCGTACGGGAGGAACAGGGCGACCTCGTCCTCGGGGCGCTCGGCGCGCTGGGCACGCGCGTCGACTGCGCCGGGTCCAACCGGCTGGACCTGGAGGGGCCGCAGGTGCTGTGGCTGGTGGTGTCCGGCGCGGTGGACCTGTTCGCGGTCGACGCCGGGGAGCAGGGCCACTGGCACCACCTGGGGCGCCTGGAGGCGGGCTCGGTGCTGCTCGGGCCGGTCGCCGGTCCGCAGCACACGCTGGTGGCGCGTCCGCTGCGGGACTGCGTGGTGCACCGCATCGGACTGCGCGAGCTGTACCAGCCGGCGCACACGCAGACGTGGTCGTACGACGCGTACGGCAACCCGCGGTACGTGCCGCCGACGACCAGTCCGCTGGAGTACGCCCTCGCGCTCGGCGTGGGCCGCGGTCTGACCGTGCTGTTCCAGGCGCCGATGGCTTCCGACCGGGCCGCGGCGCCCACGGACGACGACGTGTTCTGGATGCAGGTCCCGCCGGGCAGCGTGCGGTACGGCGCGGTCTACGGCGAGGAGGCGGCCTCCGACCTGCTGATGGACCCGGCGCTGTGGCAGAGCCTGGTCGACCAGCAGTACCGGCTGCTGACCACCCTGGACCGGTGGATCGAGCAGGTGGAGCGCACCCACGAGACCCGGACGGCGGCCGGTATCAAGGCCGGTGAGGCGGTGCGCGCGCAGGCCGACCGGACGCTGCTGGCCTCCCTCGGCAAGCGTTCGGCGGGGCGCACCACGGCAGCCGACGCCGACGCCACGTACGCGGCCTGCAGGCTGGTCGCCGGCGCCGCCGGGATTCCGCTGGCCGAGCCGGGCACGGGCAACGCGGAGAGCGACCGGCTCGACCCGGTGGAGCGCATCGCGCTCGCCTCGCGCGTGCGGACCAGGCCGGTGCGGCTGGAGGACCGCTGGTGGCGCGACGACGTGGGGCCGCTGGTCGGGCACCGCACCCTGTCGGGGGCGCCGGTGGCGCTGCTGTGGCGGCGCGGCGGTTATGCGGCCGTGCATCCGGCGACCGGTCGGGAGACGCCGGTGGAGAAGGCGAACGCCGGGGAGTTCGAGCCGCGCGCGGTGATGTTCTACCGGCCGTTGCCGGATCGCCGGCTCGGTCCGCTGCGGCTGCTGCGGTTCTGCCTGGCGGGCACGCGCCGGGACCTGACGTCCCTGCTGCTCGCCGGTCTGGTGACGGTGGCGCTCGGAGCGCTGGTGCCGATCGCCACGGGCCGGGTGCTCGGCGAGTTCGTGCCGACGGCGCAGACCGGGCTGATCGCGCAGGTGTGCCTCGCGGTGATGCTGAGCAGCGTCGTCGCGGCGGCCTTCATGCTGGTGCAGAACCTCACCATCCTGCGCCTGGAGGGCCGGATCGAGGCGACGCTCCAGCCTGCCGTGTGGGACCGGCTGCTGCGGCTGCCGACGGGGTTCTTCACCGAGCGTTCCACCGGCGAGCTGGCGAGCGCGGCCATGGGCGTCAGCGCGATCCGCAGACTCCTCGCGGGGGTCGGCCCGACGGTCGTCCAGTCGGTGACGGTCGGGGTGATGAACCTGGGGCTGCTGCTCTGGTACAGCGTGCCGATGGCGCTCGCGGCGATCGGCGTGCTGGTGGTCGTCGCCGGGGTGTTCCTGGGGCTCGGACTGTGGCAGGTGCGCTGGCAGCGGCGGCTGGTCAAGCTCACCAACAAGCTGAACAACCAGGCGTTCCAGACACTGAGCGGGCTGCCCAAGCTGCGGGTGGCGGCCGCCGAGAACTACGCCTACGCGGCGTGGGCGGAGCGGTTCGCGCACAGCCGTGAACTGCAGCGGCGCGCGGGCCGGATCAAGAACCTGAACGCGGTCCTCGGCGCGGTCTACCTGCCGCTGTGCACGCTGCTGATGTTCATGCTGCTCGCCGGTCCGGCGCGGGGCTCGATGTCGGCGGCGGAGTTCCTCACCTTCAACGCCTCGGTGACGATGCTGCTGACCTCGGTCACCCAGCTGACCGGCGCGTTCGTGTCGGGGGTGGCGGCGCTGCCGCTGTTCGAGGAGATCCGGCCGGTCCTGGACGCCGCGCCCGAGGTGCGGACGGCGAGCACCCGTCCGGGACCGCTGTCGGGGGCGGTCGAGGCGCGCAGGCTGTCCTTCCGGTACACCGACGACGGTCCGCCGGTCCTGGACGACGTGTCGTTCGAGGTGCGTCCCGGCGAGTTCGTGGCGGTCGTCGGCCCCAGCGGCTGCGGCAAGTCGACCCTGCTGCGGCTGCTGATCGGCTTCGACCGGCCGCTGTCGGGCAGCGTCCTGTACGACGGACAGGACCTGGCCGCGCTGGACCGGTCGGCGGTGCGCCGGCAGTGCGGGGTGGTGCTCCAGCACGCGCAGCCGTTCACCGGCTCGATCCTGGACGTCATCTGCGGCACCGAGCCGTACACGCCCGAGGAGGCGATGGCGGCGGCCGAGATGGCGGGGCTCGCGGACGACATCAGGCGGATGCCGATGGGCCTGCACACCATCGTGTCGGGCAGCGGGGCGGTCTCCGGGGGCCAGCGGCAGCGGCTGATGATCGCGCAGGCGCTGATCCGCCGACCGCGTGTCCTCTTCTTCGACGAGGCGACCAGCGCCCTGGACAACGAGACCCAGCGCACGGTGATCGAGTCCACCAAGGCGCTCCGCGCCACCCGCGTCGTGATCGCGCACCGTCTGTCCACGGTGCTGGACGCCGACCGCGTGATCGTCATGGAGGACGGCAGGGTCGCCCAGCAGGGCCCGCCGGCCGAGCTGCTCGCCGACACCGGGGGCCGGCTGCACGAGCTGGTGCGGCGGCAACTGGCCTGA
- a CDS encoding HemK2/MTQ2 family protein methyltransferase — MVLPGVYAPQEDTALLAGALSDESLPAGAAVLDVGTGTGALALAAALRGGRVTAVDVSWRAVCAARLNAARAGLRVRVRHGNLFTPVRGESFDLVLANPPYVPAPAGGRRPRGAARAWDAGHDGRMVLDRICREAPGLLRPGGVLLLVQSALSDPARTEGLLREAGLKAAVTRRRRIAFGPVVRGRERWLRQRGLLSLAEYEEELVVVRAELPV; from the coding sequence ATGGTGCTACCGGGCGTCTACGCCCCTCAGGAGGACACCGCCCTGCTGGCCGGGGCGCTGTCCGACGAGTCGCTCCCGGCGGGCGCGGCCGTGCTCGACGTGGGCACCGGTACCGGCGCCCTCGCCCTGGCCGCGGCGTTGCGGGGCGGCCGGGTGACGGCGGTGGACGTGTCGTGGCGGGCGGTGTGCGCCGCACGGCTCAACGCCGCACGGGCCGGACTGCGGGTCCGTGTCCGGCACGGCAACCTCTTCACGCCCGTACGCGGTGAGTCGTTCGACCTGGTGCTGGCCAACCCGCCGTACGTGCCCGCGCCGGCCGGTGGCCGCCGGCCGCGTGGTGCGGCCCGGGCCTGGGACGCGGGTCACGACGGCCGCATGGTCCTGGACCGGATCTGCCGGGAGGCGCCCGGCCTGCTGCGCCCCGGTGGTGTGCTGCTGCTCGTGCAGTCGGCGCTCAGCGACCCCGCGAGGACCGAGGGGCTGCTGCGCGAGGCGGGCCTGAAGGCCGCGGTGACCCGGCGGCGGCGGATCGCGTTCGGTCCCGTGGTGCGGGGCCGGGAGCGCTGGCTGCGGCAGCGCGGGCTGCTGTCCCTGGCCGAGTACGAGGAGGAGTTGGTGGTCGTCCGTGCCGAACTCCCCGTCTGA
- a CDS encoding lactate 2-monooxygenase: MPKHWADFQYEIYLSGMTGAVPRLPTDLTRLEELTERRLGPGPFGYVAGSAGDGSTARANRAALARRRIVPRMLRDVHERDLRVEVLGRPLPAPLALAPVGVLSIMHPDAEPAAARAAAAQGVPYILSSASSTPMEQVAEAMGDAERWFQLYWPKDREVARSFLDRARTAGYTALFVTLDTPLLSWRPRDLDQAYLPFLHGVGTANYFSDPAFQAGLAKPVHEDPNAAVMHFVGMFSDPGKSWPDLAFLRENWDGPIVLKGVLHPDDARLAADAGMDGVVVSNHGGRQVAGSVAAADALPRVVEAVGDRLTVLFDSGVRTGDDVFKALALGARAVLLGRPYAYGLGLDGEAGVEHVIRCLLAELDLTLALSGHASPLTPGPSDLVEAPV, encoded by the coding sequence ATGCCGAAGCACTGGGCGGACTTCCAGTACGAGATCTACCTGAGCGGCATGACGGGCGCGGTGCCGCGGCTGCCCACCGATCTGACCCGGCTGGAGGAGCTGACGGAGCGGCGCCTGGGACCCGGTCCCTTCGGGTACGTCGCGGGCAGCGCGGGGGACGGCAGCACCGCCCGCGCCAACCGGGCGGCGCTGGCCAGGCGCCGGATCGTCCCGCGGATGCTGCGGGACGTGCACGAGCGCGACCTGCGCGTCGAGGTCCTGGGCCGTCCACTGCCCGCTCCATTGGCGCTGGCGCCGGTCGGGGTCCTGTCGATCATGCATCCGGACGCGGAGCCCGCCGCCGCCCGGGCCGCGGCCGCGCAGGGCGTGCCCTACATCCTGTCCTCCGCCTCCAGCACCCCGATGGAGCAGGTCGCCGAGGCGATGGGCGACGCCGAGCGCTGGTTCCAGCTGTACTGGCCAAAGGACCGGGAGGTGGCGCGCAGCTTCCTGGACCGCGCCCGGACGGCCGGGTACACGGCGCTGTTCGTCACGCTGGACACGCCGCTGCTGTCCTGGCGCCCGCGCGACCTCGACCAGGCGTACCTGCCGTTCCTGCACGGGGTGGGCACCGCCAACTACTTCTCGGACCCCGCCTTCCAGGCCGGTCTGGCCAAGCCGGTGCACGAGGACCCGAACGCGGCGGTGATGCATTTCGTCGGCATGTTCTCCGACCCCGGCAAGTCCTGGCCGGACCTGGCGTTCCTGCGGGAGAACTGGGACGGTCCGATCGTCCTCAAGGGCGTCCTGCACCCGGACGACGCCCGGCTCGCCGCCGACGCCGGGATGGACGGGGTGGTCGTCTCCAACCACGGCGGCCGCCAGGTGGCCGGTTCCGTCGCGGCGGCCGACGCCCTGCCGCGCGTGGTGGAGGCGGTCGGCGACCGGCTGACCGTGCTGTTCGACAGCGGCGTCCGCACCGGCGACGACGTCTTCAAGGCCCTCGCGCTCGGCGCGCGGGCGGTGCTCCTGGGCCGCCCCTACGCCTACGGGCTCGGCCTCGACGGAGAGGCCGGCGTCGAGCACGTGATCCGCTGCCTGCTCGCCGAACTCGACCTCACCCTGGCCCTGTCCGGGCACGCGTCACCGCTCACACCGGGGCCCTCGGACCTCGTCGAGGCCCCGGTGTGA